A stretch of Petroclostridium xylanilyticum DNA encodes these proteins:
- a CDS encoding IS1634 family transposase, with translation IKYRDYQRKIRNSQIERAQKAIENNPTKIKKCNANDYKRFITKTSCTADGEVAENEIYSIDSALIQKEEAFDGFYGVCTNLEDDVSEIIKVNHRRWEIEECFRIMKSEFKARPVYLSNDDRIEAHFITCFISLIIYRLLEKRLHEKFTCHEIIGELRDMNFKEIKGEGYEPIYTRTDFTDALHEAFGFRTDYQIVTTSMMKKILRETKKQ, from the coding sequence ATCAAATACAGGGATTATCAGCGTAAAATCCGCAACTCTCAAATAGAAAGAGCTCAAAAGGCAATAGAAAACAACCCGACAAAAATCAAGAAATGCAATGCTAACGATTACAAAAGGTTTATTACCAAAACAAGCTGTACTGCTGATGGAGAAGTTGCAGAAAACGAGATATACAGCATTGATTCTGCTCTAATCCAGAAGGAAGAAGCCTTTGATGGTTTTTATGGGGTTTGCACAAACCTTGAGGATGATGTATCTGAAATAATCAAGGTGAATCACAGAAGATGGGAAATCGAAGAATGTTTTAGAATCATGAAAAGCGAGTTCAAAGCAAGACCTGTTTATTTAAGCAACGATGACAGGATAGAAGCACATTTTATCACTTGCTTTATATCGCTAATTATATATAGGTTGCTTGAAAAGAGACTCCATGAGAAATTCACCTGCCATGAGATTATTGGTGAATTAAGAGACATGAATTTCAAGGAGATTAAGGGTGAAGGCTATGAACCCATATATACAAGAACTGATTTTACCGATGCTTTACATGAAGCTTTTGGCTTTCGCACGGACTATCAGATTGTTACAACAAGCATGATGAAAAAAATTTTACGAGAAACGAAAAAACAATAA